One window of the Janthinobacterium sp. PAMC25594 genome contains the following:
- a CDS encoding DUF2138 family protein — protein MLAKKVLNKKVLVGVLAGVALVAAALVAYRVFGWGMLGPVNGLKLDLSRPDALIRTKSLSALPRDLLTVPLARDVLREDFLFYYEQSEDRLGLKGSLRRIAYEHELGWGDQLLRMVLDQPAEVALWRDADGSLKHFAIAVSRSQLTRLLEEAGKIALKDTQMRVAGSLRVDGGQVPVYALNYAWQRTLLFAAHGQRLVILSHPGMLYGGGDGKHGDGTAEKTVASLLAPEPAKQNVFHAQFHLDPAAPEGHSIAVKADFLSFGYQPFFGALEALRFDFQQGAWQSKVLLNADKLKNGAYDSSALWPVLPHNPSACFSVPVDWAALQPVLKRLGDKASAPVVSLAGHLQGPAAACWYGTSRLHTPVFVATRSAQAGDDAVYGSLFEAAIGGKDPVRKTTGKDGAIRWERSVATALGQSTPALAVAGNTVVFSADGKLVDQVLAVRRKQAPAASDLLPDGARTIGLIAPASLARLIQLEAFDTLPANNEPVLRAAANEHLVPRLDALKKYPPLRMVLKRQPASGTSWETLEWQETVR, from the coding sequence GTGCTGGCGAAAAAAGTACTCAATAAGAAAGTCCTGGTCGGGGTGCTGGCCGGGGTGGCGCTGGTGGCGGCCGCGCTGGTCGCTTACCGGGTCTTCGGCTGGGGCATGCTGGGGCCGGTTAACGGCCTGAAGCTCGATTTGTCGCGGCCCGATGCGCTGATCCGCACGAAAAGCCTGTCGGCCTTGCCACGCGACCTGTTGACGGTGCCGCTGGCGCGCGACGTGCTGCGCGAGGATTTCCTGTTCTATTACGAGCAGAGCGAAGACCGGCTGGGCCTCAAGGGCAGCCTGCGCCGCATCGCCTACGAACATGAACTGGGCTGGGGCGACCAGCTGCTGCGCATGGTGCTGGACCAGCCGGCGGAAGTGGCCTTGTGGCGCGACGCCGACGGCTCGCTCAAGCATTTCGCCATCGCCGTGTCGCGCAGCCAGTTGACGCGCCTGCTGGAAGAAGCGGGCAAGATCGCCTTGAAGGATACGCAAATGCGCGTGGCCGGCAGCTTGCGCGTCGATGGCGGCCAGGTGCCCGTGTATGCGCTCAATTATGCCTGGCAGCGCACCTTGCTGTTTGCCGCGCACGGCCAGCGCCTGGTCATCCTGTCCCATCCCGGCATGCTGTATGGCGGCGGCGACGGCAAGCATGGCGATGGCACGGCCGAGAAAACGGTGGCCAGCCTGCTGGCGCCGGAGCCGGCGAAACAAAACGTCTTTCATGCGCAATTCCATCTCGATCCAGCCGCGCCCGAGGGGCACAGCATCGCCGTCAAGGCGGACTTCCTGTCGTTCGGCTACCAGCCCTTCTTTGGCGCGCTCGAAGCGCTGCGTTTCGATTTTCAACAGGGCGCCTGGCAATCGAAGGTGCTGCTCAATGCCGATAAACTGAAAAACGGTGCCTATGACAGCAGCGCCCTGTGGCCCGTGCTGCCGCATAACCCGAGCGCCTGCTTCAGCGTGCCGGTGGACTGGGCCGCGCTGCAGCCCGTGCTCAAGCGCCTGGGCGACAAGGCATCCGCACCGGTGGTGTCGCTGGCCGGGCACTTGCAAGGCCCCGCCGCCGCGTGCTGGTACGGCACTTCGCGGCTGCATACGCCGGTTTTTGTGGCCACGCGCAGTGCGCAGGCTGGCGACGACGCTGTATATGGCAGCCTGTTCGAGGCGGCCATCGGCGGCAAGGACCCCGTGCGCAAGACCACCGGCAAGGATGGCGCCATTCGCTGGGAACGCAGCGTCGCCACGGCCCTCGGCCAGTCCACGCCGGCCCTGGCCGTGGCCGGCAATACCGTTGTCTTCTCGGCCGACGGCAAGCTGGTGGACCAGGTGCTTGCCGTGCGCCGCAAGCAGGCGCCGGCGGCCAGCGATTTGCTGCCCGATGGCGCGCGCACCATCGGCCTGATCGCGCCGGCCTCGCTGGCCCGGCTGATCCAGCTGGAAGCCTTCGATACCCTGCCGGCCAATAACGAACCGGTCTTGC